From the genome of Virgibacillus siamensis, one region includes:
- a CDS encoding YlzJ-like family protein, producing the protein MILYTPLANTDIFPAADDAFTKRQCVAYQGKQFYVEETEDGAYQVLQLLSTDPQDFMKQEYNPGTILK; encoded by the coding sequence ATGATTTTATATACACCTTTAGCAAATACAGATATTTTTCCTGCTGCGGATGATGCGTTTACGAAAAGGCAGTGTGTAGCCTATCAGGGAAAACAATTTTATGTGGAAGAAACAGAGGACGGCGCATACCAGGTATTGCAATTGCTATCCACTGATCCACAGGATTTTATGAAGCAGGAATATAACCCGGGAACGATTTTAAAGTAA
- the dpaB gene encoding dipicolinate synthase subunit B, translating to MKLKGKRIGFGLTGSHCTYDKVFPQLERLMEEGAEVVPIVTYTVRTTDTKFGKAEDHVAKVESITGKKVITTMPDAEPLGPKYPLDCMVIAPLTGNSLSKMANALTDSPVLMAAKATMRNQGPVVLGISTNDALGLNGVNLMRLMASKFIYFIPFGQDDPFKKPNSLVADMDALVKTVENALEHKQVQPVIIPHEYDSIVT from the coding sequence ATGAAATTAAAAGGAAAGCGGATTGGATTTGGGCTGACAGGATCCCACTGTACTTATGACAAAGTTTTTCCGCAGCTGGAGCGGCTTATGGAAGAAGGAGCGGAAGTAGTGCCGATCGTAACGTATACTGTACGGACGACGGACACAAAATTCGGGAAAGCAGAAGATCATGTTGCAAAAGTAGAATCGATTACCGGCAAAAAAGTAATTACAACGATGCCAGATGCGGAACCTCTTGGACCAAAATATCCCTTGGATTGTATGGTAATCGCACCATTGACGGGAAACTCACTCAGCAAAATGGCGAATGCATTGACAGATTCGCCGGTTTTAATGGCTGCAAAAGCAACGATGCGAAATCAGGGGCCGGTTGTACTGGGGATTTCCACTAATGATGCGCTGGGATTAAATGGCGTGAATCTTATGCGACTAATGGCAAGTAAATTTATTTATTTTATCCCGTTCGGGCAGGATGATCCGTTTAAAAAACCGAATTCTCTTGTTGCTGACATGGATGCTCTAGTTAAAACAGTGGAGAATGCTCTGGAACATAAACAGGTTCAGCCTGTTATTATCCCTCATGAATATGATAGTATAGTAACATGA
- a CDS encoding FtsK/SpoIIIE family DNA translocase, with protein sequence MAKKRRKKKKQLKKHVKYELLGILFIFLAIFGSGASAISDGAIPGGLVHVFRFFLGIWYFIASLFLLVTGIMLMVKRRYPDFTHKKMIGFYIIFAGVLLLTHIQIYERILLFSENTSIIKSTWDNFFSYVEGNTGAAETGGGMIGAFLFTFCYFLFSSVGAKIVSVFSIVIGFIFMTEFSFGDFFSKWTKRISSVFKNWRTRREESRTVKQQAKADKGQQEVYDVDSDDAHQDEPVIQDFTDVAYSFDPNGQSSAADNNQMNEPESKEKTDSDSEQTDEPLPMTETENHEYELPSSSLLAEPAPNSQQNEKSHIQATVRKLERTFNSFGVKARVTKVHVGPSVTKYEVYPEAGVKVSKIVNLHDDLALALAAKDLRIEAPIPGKSAVGIEVPNQETALVSLREVLDSIKNKQTTKLLFALGRDISGDAVVSELNKMPHLLIAGATGSGKSVCVNGIITTILMRAKPHEVKMMMIDPKKVELNVYNGIPHLLAPVVTDPKKASRALKKVVAEMERRYELFSDTGTRNIEGYNEYIRKYNQGVEEEEQQPNLPYIVVLVDELADLMMVASNEVEDAITRLAQMARAAGIHLIIATQRPSVDVITGVIKANIPSRIAFSVSSQTDSRTILDSGGAEKLLGHGDMLFMPVGSSKPTRVQGAFLSDEEVERIVDHCVDQQKASYQEEMIPEETSEVTSEVDDELYDDAVQMIIEMQSASVSMLQRRFRIGYTRAARLIDAMEDRGIVGPYEGSKPRTVLVSQSSEEKSS encoded by the coding sequence ATGGCAAAAAAAAGGAGAAAGAAGAAAAAACAACTAAAAAAACATGTGAAATATGAATTGCTTGGTATTTTATTTATTTTTCTGGCCATCTTTGGAAGCGGGGCCAGCGCAATTAGTGATGGTGCCATCCCTGGGGGGCTTGTTCACGTATTCCGGTTCTTTTTGGGTATTTGGTATTTTATTGCTTCCTTGTTCCTGCTTGTCACTGGAATTATGTTAATGGTGAAGCGGCGTTATCCGGATTTTACACATAAAAAGATGATTGGTTTTTATATTATTTTTGCAGGTGTCCTTTTACTGACACACATTCAAATCTATGAGCGCATTCTGCTATTCTCTGAAAATACGTCAATTATAAAATCAACATGGGATAATTTCTTTTCCTACGTTGAAGGCAATACTGGGGCTGCTGAAACCGGCGGAGGGATGATTGGGGCCTTTTTGTTTACCTTTTGTTATTTCTTGTTCTCGTCGGTAGGTGCCAAAATTGTTTCCGTTTTTTCCATTGTTATCGGATTTATCTTTATGACTGAGTTTTCATTTGGAGACTTTTTCTCGAAATGGACCAAACGCATCTCTTCTGTATTTAAGAATTGGAGAACACGGCGGGAAGAGTCACGTACTGTGAAACAGCAGGCTAAGGCAGATAAAGGGCAGCAGGAAGTGTATGATGTTGACAGTGATGATGCACATCAGGATGAGCCGGTTATCCAGGACTTTACGGATGTGGCGTATTCTTTTGATCCAAATGGTCAATCTTCTGCAGCGGATAACAACCAGATGAACGAGCCAGAATCAAAGGAAAAGACGGATTCGGATTCAGAGCAAACAGACGAGCCACTGCCGATGACGGAAACGGAAAACCATGAATATGAACTGCCGTCTTCCAGTTTGCTGGCAGAACCAGCACCAAATTCACAGCAAAATGAAAAATCGCATATACAGGCCACGGTTCGGAAACTGGAGCGCACTTTCAACAGTTTTGGGGTCAAAGCCCGTGTAACGAAAGTACATGTTGGTCCATCGGTTACGAAATATGAAGTCTATCCGGAGGCTGGTGTGAAAGTCAGTAAAATTGTGAATCTGCATGATGACTTGGCACTTGCACTTGCCGCTAAAGACCTTCGGATTGAAGCTCCGATACCGGGTAAATCTGCTGTCGGGATTGAGGTGCCGAATCAGGAAACAGCACTGGTTTCATTGCGGGAAGTACTGGACAGCATCAAAAATAAGCAAACAACTAAATTGCTTTTTGCTTTAGGAAGAGATATATCCGGTGATGCGGTAGTTTCGGAATTGAATAAAATGCCGCATCTGCTGATCGCAGGTGCTACAGGAAGCGGTAAAAGTGTCTGTGTAAATGGGATTATTACAACGATTTTAATGCGCGCCAAACCACACGAGGTCAAAATGATGATGATTGATCCGAAAAAAGTGGAACTGAATGTGTACAACGGTATTCCGCACTTACTGGCTCCAGTTGTTACGGATCCGAAAAAAGCTTCACGCGCATTGAAAAAAGTGGTCGCGGAGATGGAACGCAGATATGAGTTATTCTCTGATACCGGTACACGCAACATTGAAGGTTATAATGAGTATATCCGTAAGTATAACCAAGGTGTGGAAGAAGAGGAACAGCAGCCTAATCTGCCATATATCGTAGTTCTTGTAGACGAGCTTGCTGACTTAATGATGGTCGCTTCCAACGAGGTCGAGGATGCCATTACACGGCTGGCACAAATGGCACGTGCAGCAGGTATCCATCTGATTATTGCCACACAGCGCCCATCTGTAGATGTTATTACTGGTGTAATTAAGGCAAACATCCCATCCAGAATTGCGTTTAGTGTGTCATCACAGACGGATTCACGAACCATCCTTGACTCCGGTGGTGCCGAGAAACTGCTTGGACATGGTGATATGCTGTTTATGCCAGTTGGTTCATCCAAGCCAACACGTGTTCAAGGGGCATTTTTGTCTGATGAAGAAGTGGAACGGATTGTTGACCATTGTGTTGACCAACAAAAGGCATCGTATCAGGAAGAAATGATCCCTGAAGAAACAAGTGAAGTCACATCAGAGGTTGATGATGAATTATATGATGATGCAGTGCAGATGATTATCGAAATGCAAAGTGCGAGTGTATCCATGCTGCAACGCAGATTTCGAATTGGCTACACAAGAGCAGCCAGGCTTATTGACGCTATGGAAGATCGAGGTATTGTCGGTCCATATGAAGGCAGCAAACCAAGAACAGTACTTGTATCACAATCATCAGAAGAAAAATCATCATAA
- the dpaA gene encoding dipicolinic acid synthetase subunit A: protein MNQSIAVIGGDARYLELLRQLQTLTDTTIFLVGFDNLEQGFTGLQQTDFSDLEPEKLDAVILPITGTDREGYVDAAFSDQKIKLTKKWFETLNTSVLIFTGITNDYLTAITDDLDLSLIPLFSRDDVAIYNSIPTAEGTIMMVIEHTDYTIHSSRVIVVGFGRVGNTVANKFSALGAKVSVCARSIKDLARITEMGLTALPLDDLDKYTDECDLLINTIPAQVVQKDAIQQLPPHALIIDLASKPGGTDFKFAEQRGIKAILARSLPGIVAPKTSGKILADVIKQFLVNERGA from the coding sequence ATGAATCAATCGATTGCTGTAATCGGCGGGGACGCACGTTACCTGGAGTTACTGCGTCAATTGCAGACTTTGACTGATACAACTATTTTTTTAGTTGGGTTTGATAACTTGGAACAAGGATTCACCGGATTGCAACAGACAGATTTTTCCGACTTGGAACCGGAAAAACTTGATGCCGTTATACTGCCGATTACCGGTACAGATCGCGAAGGATACGTGGATGCCGCTTTTTCCGATCAAAAAATTAAATTAACGAAAAAATGGTTTGAAACATTGAATACGTCAGTACTGATTTTTACAGGAATTACAAATGATTATTTGACAGCGATAACCGATGATTTGGATTTATCACTTATACCGCTATTCAGCAGGGATGATGTGGCGATTTATAATTCCATTCCAACGGCTGAAGGAACAATCATGATGGTTATCGAGCATACTGATTATACTATTCATTCATCACGAGTCATTGTCGTCGGATTTGGAAGAGTGGGAAATACGGTTGCCAATAAATTTTCTGCACTTGGTGCGAAGGTTTCAGTCTGTGCACGAAGTATTAAAGATTTGGCCAGGATTACTGAAATGGGTCTGACTGCCTTGCCCTTGGATGATCTTGATAAATATACAGATGAATGTGACTTATTAATTAATACAATTCCGGCACAGGTAGTTCAGAAAGATGCCATTCAACAACTGCCACCGCATGCGCTCATTATTGATCTTGCCTCAAAACCGGGCGGAACCGACTTTAAGTTTGCGGAACAGCGGGGAATTAAAGCGATTTTGGCACGCAGTCTTCCCGGTATTGTTGCACCAAAAACATCGGGAAAAATATTGGCAGATGTGATTAAACAATTTCTCGTGAATGAAAGGGGAGCGTAA
- a CDS encoding M16 family metallopeptidase → MVDTHTCKNGLRIVQEKIPAVRSVTIGIWVLTGSRNETEENNGISHFLEHMFFKGTKSRSAQDIAEAFDAIGGQVNAFTSKEYTCFYAKVIDTHKEYALEILADMFFNSAFDEEEMEREKNVVLEEIKMYEDTPDDIVHDLLATAAYGDHPLGFPILGTEKQLRSFKPDTLRDYVNKRYTPQNVVVSVAGNVEDSFIRTVESHFGDFYREGDHSALQKPAFLTNNIERNKDTEQAHLCLGFNGFAIDDEDMYSLIIMNNVLGGSMSSRLFQEVREKKGLAYAVFSYHSSFLDNGMLTIYAGTGNEQLPLLRETIQSTMNSLIKDGLTDKELKNSKEQLKGSLMLSLESTSSRMSRNGKNELLLNRHRSMDEMIEEIDKVSHARIQQVIKAVFDQETSSALIAPKQEA, encoded by the coding sequence TTGGTAGATACGCATACGTGTAAAAATGGACTTCGTATTGTACAGGAAAAAATTCCGGCAGTACGGTCTGTAACAATCGGAATTTGGGTTTTAACCGGATCCCGAAATGAAACAGAAGAAAATAACGGAATTTCACATTTCTTGGAGCACATGTTTTTTAAAGGGACTAAGTCACGTTCCGCGCAGGATATAGCAGAAGCGTTCGATGCCATCGGCGGTCAGGTAAATGCCTTTACATCGAAAGAATATACATGTTTCTATGCAAAAGTGATTGATACACATAAAGAGTATGCGCTTGAGATACTGGCAGACATGTTCTTTAATTCCGCATTTGATGAAGAGGAAATGGAGCGCGAGAAAAACGTTGTCCTGGAAGAAATTAAAATGTATGAGGATACACCAGATGACATTGTCCATGACTTACTCGCTACCGCTGCATATGGGGATCATCCATTGGGATTTCCGATTTTGGGCACGGAGAAACAGCTTCGCTCTTTTAAACCGGATACACTCCGTGACTATGTGAATAAGCGATATACCCCGCAAAACGTTGTTGTATCTGTTGCGGGTAATGTGGAAGATTCATTTATTCGCACCGTGGAAAGCCACTTTGGCGATTTTTATCGTGAAGGAGACCATTCTGCTTTACAAAAGCCTGCATTTCTTACAAATAATATTGAACGGAATAAAGATACAGAACAGGCACATTTATGCCTCGGTTTTAATGGGTTTGCTATCGACGATGAAGATATGTACAGCCTGATTATCATGAATAATGTGCTTGGAGGAAGCATGAGTTCAAGACTTTTCCAGGAAGTTAGGGAGAAAAAAGGCCTGGCATATGCGGTGTTCTCATATCATTCCTCGTTTCTGGATAATGGTATGCTGACGATTTATGCAGGTACTGGGAATGAACAATTGCCATTATTAAGGGAGACAATTCAGTCAACAATGAATTCGTTAATCAAAGATGGATTGACTGATAAAGAATTGAAAAACAGTAAGGAACAGCTGAAAGGCAGCCTGATGCTAAGCCTGGAAAGTACGAGCAGCAGGATGAGCAGAAATGGTAAAAATGAGTTGCTGTTGAATCGGCATCGTTCAATGGATGAGATGATTGAGGAGATTGACAAAGTTAGTCATGCGAGAATTCAACAGGTTATAAAGGCAGTGTTTGACCAGGAAACGTCAAGTGCTTTAATCGCCCCAAAACAAGAAGCATAG
- the dapA gene encoding 4-hydroxy-tetrahydrodipicolinate synthase, translating to MNFGRVLTAMVTPFNVNGDIDYQKTAELIEYLLDHGTEGLVIAGTTGESPTLTKEEKISLLNHTIKTVNKRVPVIMGTGSNNTAASISLTKEAEACGADAIMLVAPYYNKPSQRGLYEHFSAIANESALPVMLYNIPGRSVVKMDADTIVQLSKVKNIVSVKEASGDLDLISEVIERTSDDFTVYSGEDSMTLPLLAVGGDGVVSVASHVIGNEMQQMVGAFLNGDVKQAGALHRKLLPVMNGLFAAPSPSPVKAALRMKGVETGSVRLPLLELTDVEKQQLQKILTV from the coding sequence ATGAATTTTGGAAGAGTCCTGACAGCTATGGTAACCCCGTTTAATGTAAATGGAGATATCGATTATCAAAAGACTGCTGAACTGATTGAATATCTTTTGGATCATGGAACTGAAGGCTTAGTTATTGCGGGAACTACAGGGGAATCCCCTACACTGACGAAAGAGGAAAAAATCTCCCTGCTTAACCATACAATAAAGACTGTGAATAAACGTGTTCCGGTGATTATGGGTACCGGGAGCAATAATACAGCGGCATCCATTTCCCTAACGAAGGAGGCGGAAGCATGCGGTGCAGACGCAATCATGCTTGTTGCCCCTTATTATAATAAACCAAGTCAACGAGGGTTATATGAGCATTTTTCGGCAATTGCGAATGAGTCGGCACTTCCGGTGATGCTGTATAACATCCCTGGCAGATCGGTGGTCAAGATGGATGCTGATACAATTGTTCAGCTAAGTAAAGTGAAAAATATTGTATCTGTAAAAGAAGCGAGCGGAGATCTTGATCTTATATCGGAAGTAATTGAACGTACCAGTGACGATTTCACGGTATACTCCGGAGAAGACAGCATGACACTGCCATTGCTTGCTGTTGGAGGTGATGGAGTTGTATCTGTGGCATCCCACGTCATTGGAAATGAAATGCAGCAGATGGTTGGAGCATTTCTGAATGGTGATGTAAAGCAGGCTGGCGCATTGCATCGTAAATTGCTCCCTGTAATGAACGGTTTGTTTGCAGCACCGTCCCCTTCACCGGTAAAAGCTGCGCTTCGTATGAAAGGTGTTGAAACAGGAAGTGTCCGCCTTCCATTGCTTGAACTGACCGACGTAGAAAAACAACAGCTTCAAAAAATCCTTACTGTATAA
- a CDS encoding ClpP family protease: MDKEPSKKDDQNQGEGNSSSLVQKIQQLGQSNVPQAPDSNIHVLSIIGQVEGHVQLPPQNKTTKYEHLLPQLIAIEQNPKIEGVIILLNTVGGDVEAGLALSEMIASLSKPTVSIVLGGGHSIGVPIAVATDYSYITPTATMTIHPIRLTGMVIGVPQTFEYLDKMQDRVINFVVNHSNIKEEKFKELMFARGNLTRDIGTNVVGDNAVEYGLIDGVGGVDQAMQKINELIDKNKGNEEQVIQ; the protein is encoded by the coding sequence ATGGATAAAGAACCATCTAAAAAGGATGATCAGAATCAGGGTGAGGGAAATTCATCATCTCTGGTTCAAAAAATTCAGCAGCTTGGACAATCCAATGTACCACAAGCACCAGATTCGAATATTCATGTGTTGTCAATTATCGGTCAAGTGGAAGGGCATGTGCAGCTTCCGCCACAAAACAAAACTACAAAATATGAACATTTGCTCCCACAATTGATTGCAATCGAACAAAATCCAAAGATTGAAGGGGTTATTATTTTATTAAACACGGTCGGGGGAGATGTGGAAGCAGGTCTCGCACTATCTGAAATGATTGCATCCCTGTCTAAACCAACCGTATCCATCGTACTGGGCGGCGGTCATTCGATTGGTGTTCCAATTGCAGTTGCAACAGACTACTCGTATATTACCCCAACGGCAACAATGACCATCCATCCAATTCGTCTCACCGGAATGGTAATTGGAGTACCGCAAACATTTGAGTATTTGGATAAAATGCAGGACAGGGTCATTAACTTTGTGGTGAACCATTCGAATATTAAAGAAGAAAAATTTAAGGAGCTTATGTTTGCAAGGGGCAACCTGACACGTGACATCGGGACAAATGTCGTTGGTGACAATGCGGTGGAATATGGCCTTATCGACGGTGTTGGCGGGGTTGATCAAGCGATGCAGAAGATAAACGAATTGATTGATAAGAACAAAGGAAATGAAGAGCAGGTGATTCAATGA
- a CDS encoding YlmC/YmxH family sporulation protein — protein MRYKDISGKEIVNVNKGSRLGILGQTDLEINERTGQIESFIIPNYKWFGLKKEGAETKINWRSVKKIGDDMIMIEFD, from the coding sequence ATGCGGTATAAGGATATTAGCGGCAAGGAAATTGTAAATGTCAACAAGGGTTCCAGATTAGGGATATTAGGGCAGACCGACTTGGAGATTAATGAAAGAACCGGTCAGATTGAATCATTTATCATTCCTAATTACAAATGGTTTGGATTAAAAAAAGAAGGCGCTGAAACGAAAATTAACTGGAGATCCGTAAAGAAAATTGGCGACGACATGATTATGATTGAATTTGATTAG
- the dapG gene encoding aspartate kinase, giving the protein MQILVQKFGGTSVQTEENRNHVINHVKNALVQDNKVVVVVSALGRKPDPYATDTLLELVDFPSNQNSKREIDLLMSCGETIASVVLSSELQKKHIRATALTGAQAGFITNDDFNQAKIKEVKTERILKEFEHHDVVVVAGFQGQTTAGEITTIGRGGSDTTAAALGAALNAEQIEIFTDVNGIMTADPRMVSSARPLDVVTYTEICNLAYQGAKVIHPRAVEIAMQAKIPIRVRSTYMNDEGTLVTSSRVQGKGKDITDRLITGIAHMSSITQIRIQTKEEAHRLQSEVFKAMAEAGISVDFINISPSGVIYTVPEAHTEKALHILETLGFQPEITENCAKVSAVGAGMTGVPGVASRIVQSLTNAGVQILQSADSHTTIWVLINEKDLNAAVNALHDVFQLSGAADEYPIT; this is encoded by the coding sequence ATGCAGATACTGGTTCAAAAATTTGGCGGAACCTCTGTTCAAACAGAAGAAAACCGTAATCATGTAATAAATCATGTTAAAAATGCGCTTGTGCAGGATAATAAAGTAGTAGTTGTTGTATCTGCATTGGGAAGAAAACCTGATCCATATGCGACAGATACATTGCTGGAGCTGGTCGATTTCCCTTCCAATCAAAATTCCAAACGGGAAATTGACCTATTAATGTCATGCGGAGAGACAATTGCGTCTGTTGTCCTGTCCAGCGAGCTTCAGAAAAAGCATATACGTGCAACTGCTTTGACTGGTGCACAGGCAGGATTTATTACGAATGACGATTTTAATCAGGCCAAAATAAAAGAGGTAAAAACCGAGCGGATTCTAAAAGAATTTGAACACCATGATGTCGTCGTTGTCGCCGGTTTTCAGGGACAAACAACTGCCGGTGAAATTACAACAATCGGCCGCGGGGGCAGTGATACAACTGCTGCTGCTTTAGGTGCTGCATTAAATGCAGAACAGATTGAAATATTTACCGATGTTAATGGTATTATGACGGCTGATCCGCGAATGGTATCATCAGCAAGACCACTTGATGTTGTGACGTACACAGAGATTTGCAACTTGGCATATCAGGGAGCGAAGGTGATTCACCCGCGAGCGGTGGAAATTGCTATGCAGGCAAAAATACCAATCCGTGTCCGTTCAACATATATGAATGATGAAGGCACATTGGTAACCTCATCCCGTGTACAGGGAAAGGGAAAAGATATTACTGACCGGCTGATAACCGGCATCGCACATATGTCTTCCATTACACAAATTAGGATACAAACGAAGGAAGAGGCCCACCGCTTGCAGTCAGAAGTTTTTAAAGCGATGGCAGAAGCAGGGATATCTGTGGACTTTATTAATATTTCACCGTCAGGGGTCATATACACTGTTCCGGAAGCCCATACAGAAAAAGCATTGCATATCCTGGAAACTTTAGGATTTCAACCTGAGATCACAGAGAATTGTGCAAAAGTATCTGCAGTTGGGGCAGGAATGACAGGCGTACCCGGGGTCGCATCTCGAATAGTTCAGTCACTGACAAATGCCGGAGTGCAAATATTGCAATCGGCCGACAGTCATACTACGATATGGGTGCTTATTAATGAGAAAGATTTAAATGCAGCTGTGAATGCACTGCACGATGTTTTTCAGTTAAGCGGCGCCGCCGATGAGTATCCTATTACTTAA
- the asd gene encoding aspartate-semialdehyde dehydrogenase has product MGNNGYNFAVVGATGAVGQKILQLLENKDLPINQLKLLSSARSAGKKLIFKNQEITVEVAEPDSFNDIDIALFSAGGSISKKLAPEAVKRGTVVVDNTSAFRMDENVPLVVPEVNVEDIKKHNGIIANPNCSTIQMVAALKPLDEAFGLSRIIVSTYQAVSGAGNQANEELKNQSRQFLNNDEMKAELLPVKGDKKHFPIAFNALPQIDMFQDNGYTFEEMKMVNETKKIMHLPKLPVSATCVRLPFFQSHAESVYVDVEKEGLSASDLQDVLRKAEGVILEDDPSNQVYPTPLSAMNKEEVFVGRIRKDMDHDKGFHLWVVSDNLIKGAALNTIQIAERLIENKWL; this is encoded by the coding sequence ATGGGAAACAATGGATACAATTTCGCGGTAGTCGGTGCAACCGGCGCCGTAGGGCAAAAGATTTTACAATTATTGGAGAACAAGGATTTGCCGATAAATCAATTAAAACTATTATCATCAGCAAGATCTGCCGGTAAAAAACTAATATTCAAGAATCAGGAAATAACAGTTGAAGTTGCGGAACCGGATAGTTTTAACGATATTGATATTGCATTATTTTCGGCCGGTGGTTCAATATCCAAAAAATTGGCGCCGGAAGCAGTAAAACGAGGTACAGTTGTTGTCGATAACACAAGTGCTTTCCGGATGGATGAAAATGTACCGCTGGTTGTACCGGAAGTGAATGTGGAAGATATTAAAAAGCATAACGGTATCATCGCGAATCCAAATTGTTCAACGATTCAAATGGTTGCAGCTTTGAAGCCGCTCGACGAGGCATTTGGTCTGTCACGAATTATTGTCTCAACATATCAGGCAGTTTCAGGGGCTGGAAATCAAGCAAATGAAGAGCTGAAAAACCAGTCCCGGCAATTTTTGAACAATGATGAAATGAAAGCCGAACTGCTTCCTGTCAAAGGGGATAAGAAACATTTTCCAATTGCGTTTAACGCACTTCCACAGATTGATATGTTTCAGGATAACGGATATACGTTTGAAGAGATGAAAATGGTTAATGAAACCAAAAAAATTATGCATCTGCCGAAATTACCTGTATCTGCAACCTGTGTTCGTCTTCCATTCTTCCAGTCACATGCGGAGAGTGTTTATGTTGATGTTGAAAAAGAAGGATTGTCTGCTTCGGATCTGCAAGATGTTTTACGTAAAGCAGAAGGGGTAATTCTAGAAGATGACCCGTCTAATCAAGTTTATCCGACTCCATTAAGTGCAATGAATAAAGAGGAAGTTTTTGTAGGGCGAATTCGGAAGGATATGGACCATGACAAAGGGTTCCATTTATGGGTTGTGTCCGATAATCTGATCAAGGGTGCTGCTTTGAATACAATACAAATTGCAGAACGTTTAATTGAAAATAAATGGCTTTAA